In Thiovibrio frasassiensis, one DNA window encodes the following:
- a CDS encoding cation-transporting P-type ATPase translates to MKVEDLIAKHWHHLPIEEVVELLESEREQGLDRFAVEHRQEAFGPNAITAQKGQSPLIRFLLQFHQPLIYILIASGLITAILGEWVDSGVIFGVVLVNAFVGYIQEAKAVNALAALARTMTTVATVMRQGEKRQIPATELVVGDIVFLQSGDKVPADLRLFQVRDLQIAEAALTGESAPVAKDHGLHGRETVLADRHNMAYASTLVTYGQGKGIVTAIGDATEVGRISKLISAAEALATPLTRKISEFSNVLLYVILGLAGLTIVVGLLRGQPFLEMFMAAVALAVGAIPEGLPAAVTITLAIGVSRMAKKRAIIRKLPAVETLGSTTVICTDKTGTLTENQMTVQEIVAGGVSHTVSGTGYNPLVGTIDNLENAADPGISSALRECLRAGFLCNDSQLVEEEGVWQIQGDPTEGALLTAARKGGLGPETLTVNPRLDTVPFESEHQYMATLHDGGLGAPRLVYLKGAVEAVLARCITQLDRMGNPVPLRIEDVQAAVESMAAKGMRVLAMARAEMAPETCVIHHADLPTTMVFLGLQGMIDPPRPEAVAAVKICQTAGIRVKMITGDHPVTAAAIARQVGLYNLGSTRGDGVPVLTGAELEKLSDSEFIDRAEDTVVFARATPEQKLRLVEALQARGQVVAMTGDGVNDAPALKRADIGVAMGITGTEVAKEAADMVLTDDNFSSIEAAVEEGRGVFDNLTKFIVWTLPTNLGEGLVILTAVFLGVTLPILPVQILWINMTTAGFLGLALAFEPKEPGLMLRPPRQPDAPILSNIVIFRITLVSFLMLGAAFWLFAWEQRIGATLAEARTAAVNAFVMVELFYLFNCRSLEKSIFKLGFFSNLWVLGGSVAMFLLQIAYTYLPVMNRLFQSAPIDLAVWGRTVVAGVVVFVVIEIEKKLWLKKGRVGA, encoded by the coding sequence ATGAAAGTTGAGGATTTGATCGCCAAGCACTGGCACCACCTGCCCATTGAGGAAGTGGTGGAGCTGTTGGAGTCGGAGCGGGAGCAGGGGCTTGACCGGTTCGCGGTCGAGCACCGCCAGGAGGCGTTCGGCCCCAATGCCATCACCGCGCAAAAAGGACAAAGCCCGCTCATCCGTTTTCTCCTCCAGTTCCATCAGCCCCTGATCTATATTCTTATCGCTTCCGGGTTGATCACCGCTATTCTCGGGGAATGGGTGGATTCCGGGGTTATTTTCGGAGTGGTGCTGGTCAACGCCTTTGTCGGCTACATCCAGGAAGCCAAGGCGGTCAATGCCCTGGCTGCCCTGGCCCGGACCATGACCACCGTGGCCACGGTCATGCGGCAGGGGGAGAAGCGGCAGATCCCGGCCACGGAACTGGTGGTCGGCGACATTGTTTTCCTGCAAAGCGGCGACAAGGTTCCCGCCGACCTGCGGCTCTTTCAGGTGCGCGATCTTCAGATCGCCGAAGCGGCGCTGACCGGCGAATCCGCCCCCGTGGCCAAGGATCACGGGCTCCACGGTCGCGAGACGGTCCTGGCCGATCGGCATAACATGGCCTATGCCTCGACCCTGGTCACTTATGGACAGGGCAAGGGCATCGTTACCGCCATCGGGGACGCCACCGAGGTCGGCCGCATCTCCAAGCTGATTTCCGCGGCCGAGGCGCTTGCCACCCCGCTCACCCGCAAGATCAGTGAGTTCAGCAATGTGCTGCTCTACGTGATTCTTGGCTTGGCTGGGCTGACTATTGTGGTCGGTCTTCTTCGGGGACAGCCCTTCCTCGAGATGTTCATGGCCGCGGTGGCCCTGGCGGTTGGCGCCATCCCCGAAGGGCTGCCCGCCGCAGTAACGATCACCCTGGCCATCGGCGTTTCGCGCATGGCCAAAAAACGGGCCATCATCCGGAAACTTCCGGCCGTGGAAACCCTGGGCTCCACCACGGTGATCTGCACCGATAAAACCGGCACCCTCACCGAAAACCAGATGACCGTGCAGGAGATCGTGGCCGGCGGTGTGTCGCATACGGTGAGCGGCACCGGCTACAATCCCCTGGTCGGCACCATTGATAATTTGGAAAACGCTGCCGATCCCGGGATCTCTTCGGCTCTGCGGGAATGTTTGCGGGCCGGGTTTCTCTGCAACGACAGCCAGCTTGTGGAGGAAGAGGGGGTGTGGCAAATACAGGGCGATCCCACCGAGGGCGCCTTGCTGACCGCGGCAAGAAAAGGCGGACTCGGCCCGGAAACGCTGACCGTTAACCCCCGCTTGGATACGGTGCCCTTTGAATCGGAACACCAGTACATGGCCACCCTGCATGATGGAGGTCTTGGCGCCCCCCGCTTGGTATACCTCAAGGGGGCGGTGGAGGCGGTTTTGGCCCGCTGCATCACCCAGCTTGACCGGATGGGCAATCCGGTTCCCCTGCGTATTGAGGATGTTCAGGCAGCGGTGGAGAGTATGGCTGCCAAGGGAATGCGGGTGCTGGCCATGGCCCGTGCGGAGATGGCTCCGGAAACCTGTGTTATCCATCATGCCGATCTGCCGACAACCATGGTTTTTCTCGGCCTGCAGGGAATGATCGACCCGCCGCGGCCGGAAGCGGTGGCAGCGGTGAAGATCTGTCAGACCGCCGGTATCCGGGTGAAGATGATTACCGGCGATCATCCGGTTACCGCCGCGGCTATTGCCAGGCAGGTCGGACTCTATAACCTGGGTTCAACCCGTGGAGATGGAGTTCCGGTCCTCACCGGTGCGGAGCTTGAAAAACTCTCGGACAGCGAATTTATCGACCGGGCCGAAGACACCGTGGTTTTTGCCAGGGCGACCCCGGAACAGAAGCTTCGTCTGGTCGAGGCCCTTCAGGCCAGGGGGCAGGTGGTGGCCATGACCGGCGACGGGGTCAACGACGCCCCGGCTTTGAAGCGGGCGGATATCGGCGTGGCCATGGGCATCACCGGCACCGAGGTGGCCAAGGAAGCTGCGGACATGGTGCTTACCGACGACAACTTCAGCTCCATCGAGGCGGCGGTGGAAGAAGGGAGGGGAGTGTTCGACAACCTGACCAAGTTCATTGTCTGGACCCTGCCCACCAATCTTGGCGAGGGGCTGGTTATCCTCACCGCTGTTTTTCTCGGCGTTACCCTGCCCATCCTGCCGGTGCAGATCCTCTGGATCAACATGACCACTGCCGGCTTTCTTGGTCTGGCCCTGGCCTTTGAGCCCAAGGAGCCGGGCCTCATGCTCCGGCCGCCCAGGCAACCGGATGCGCCGATCTTGAGCAATATTGTCATCTTCCGCATTACCCTGGTGAGTTTCTTGATGCTGGGGGCCGCCTTCTGGCTCTTTGCCTGGGAGCAGAGGATCGGCGCCACCCTTGCCGAGGCGCGCACCGCCGCGGTGAATGCCTTTGTCATGGTCGAGCTGTTTTATCTCTTCAACTGCCGCTCCCTGGAAAAATCTATTTTCAAGCTCGGTTTTTTCTCGAATCTGTGGGTGCTGGGCGGCTCTGTCGCCATGTTCCTGCTGCAGATCGCCTACACCTATCTGCCGGTGATGAACCGCTTGTTTCAAAGCGCCCCCATTGATCTTGCCGTCTGGGGCAGGACCGTGGTGGCAGGGGTGGTGGTTTTTGTGGTGATAGAGATCGAAAAGAAACTGTGGCTCAAAAAGGGTCGCGTTGGTGCCTGA
- a CDS encoding tRNA dihydrouridine synthase: MGEIQAKTKLPWAVGSLPLMLAPMQGVTNRALRSLFIERVRPDVVFTEFVRVKASAKKNITENDRQEVVSTGGGVPLVVQLIGTDTEALLAAANTVQELGAEHLNINLGCPYGRMTSQTAGGALLREPVPLARLLARLRHEIRGSFSVKVRSGFDDPAQIFSLLQIFADSGIDFLVVHPRTVKQLYSGAADHGVTAGVVRQTSLPVIANGDIFSAATGQRVLAETGAAGLMLGRGAIADPLLFERLRGSYPGESSPEDQAAELREYLQELLCRYRELFCGEHQILCKMKEVLCHVHAPEVVDLARQLKRSKSLARFGELLTSS, translated from the coding sequence ATGGGTGAGATACAAGCCAAGACCAAACTGCCTTGGGCGGTAGGAAGCCTGCCCCTGATGCTGGCGCCGATGCAGGGGGTGACCAATCGGGCTCTGCGCTCCCTGTTCATCGAGCGGGTCCGCCCCGATGTGGTCTTCACCGAATTCGTTCGGGTGAAGGCGAGTGCCAAGAAGAATATCACCGAGAATGACCGACAGGAGGTGGTCAGCACCGGCGGCGGAGTGCCGCTGGTGGTGCAGCTCATCGGCACCGACACCGAGGCATTGCTGGCCGCGGCCAATACCGTGCAGGAGCTGGGTGCCGAACATCTCAATATCAATCTCGGCTGTCCTTACGGCCGGATGACCAGCCAGACCGCGGGCGGCGCCCTGTTGCGCGAGCCGGTTCCCCTGGCCCGGCTGCTTGCCCGCTTGCGCCACGAGATTCGGGGCAGTTTTTCGGTCAAGGTGCGCTCCGGCTTTGACGATCCGGCCCAGATCTTTTCCCTGCTGCAGATCTTTGCAGACAGCGGCATCGATTTTCTCGTGGTCCACCCGCGCACCGTGAAGCAGCTCTACAGCGGGGCCGCGGATCACGGGGTCACCGCTGGGGTGGTCCGGCAAACCTCCTTGCCGGTGATCGCCAACGGCGACATCTTCAGCGCGGCCACCGGCCAGCGGGTTCTCGCCGAGACCGGCGCGGCCGGGCTGATGCTGGGCCGCGGCGCCATCGCCGACCCCCTGCTTTTTGAACGTCTGCGGGGCAGCTATCCCGGCGAATCCTCCCCGGAGGATCAGGCGGCGGAGCTGCGGGAGTATCTGCAGGAGTTGTTGTGCCGTTACCGGGAGTTGTTCTGCGGCGAGCACCAGATTCTCTGCAAGATGAAGGAGGTGCTCTGCCATGTACACGCCCCGGAGGTGGTGGACCTGGCGCGGCAGCTCAAACGCAGCAAAAGCCTTGCCCGGTTCGGGGAGCTGCTTACTTCATCATGA
- the nhaR gene encoding transcriptional activator NhaR, with amino-acid sequence MEWLNYHHLFYFWTVMREGSLTAASSRLSLAPSTVSAQLSRLEEVLGGKLFLRVGRNLEPTDLGRLVFRYADEIFSLGREMMDTIRGRPVAGPLSLKTGVVDVLPKLIVRKLLEPALQLPEQVKLVCLENKEDALLAELAMHTLDVVLSDAPLRAGLSVKAYSHLLGECGITFFAVEKLAGKLRADFPQSLHEAPMLLPMEMTALRGALERWFSTLGIRPTIAGEFDDNALLNVFGQEGDGVFVAPTVIEAEVLRQHRVQVVGRTQAVKERYYAISVERIIKHPAVAAILEAARHNLFMMK; translated from the coding sequence ATGGAATGGCTCAACTACCACCATCTTTTCTATTTTTGGACCGTAATGCGCGAAGGCAGCCTGACTGCGGCCAGCTCTCGCCTCAGCCTGGCGCCGTCCACGGTCAGTGCTCAACTGAGCCGCCTGGAAGAGGTCTTGGGCGGCAAACTTTTTCTGCGGGTGGGCCGCAACCTGGAGCCCACCGATCTGGGACGCCTGGTATTCCGCTATGCCGACGAAATCTTCTCCCTGGGGAGGGAGATGATGGACACCATCCGCGGCAGGCCGGTGGCCGGACCATTATCCCTCAAGACCGGAGTGGTGGACGTGCTGCCGAAACTCATTGTCCGCAAGCTGCTGGAACCGGCCCTGCAGCTCCCGGAACAGGTGAAGCTGGTGTGTCTGGAAAACAAGGAAGACGCTCTGCTCGCCGAACTGGCCATGCATACCCTGGATGTGGTGTTGAGCGATGCGCCGCTCCGGGCGGGTCTAAGCGTCAAGGCTTACAGCCACCTGCTCGGCGAATGCGGCATCACTTTTTTTGCCGTTGAGAAACTCGCAGGGAAGCTGCGGGCGGATTTCCCCCAATCGCTCCACGAGGCGCCCATGCTCCTGCCCATGGAGATGACCGCCCTCAGGGGTGCGCTGGAGCGCTGGTTTTCCACCCTCGGGATCCGGCCGACCATTGCCGGGGAATTCGACGACAATGCCCTGCTCAACGTCTTCGGCCAGGAAGGGGACGGCGTCTTTGTGGCGCCCACGGTCATTGAAGCCGAGGTGCTGCGCCAGCATCGGGTCCAGGTCGTTGGCCGGACCCAGGCGGTAAAGGAACGCTACTACGCCATTTCGGTGGAACGGATCATCAAACATCCCGCCGTAGCCGCTATTTTAGAGGCGGCCCGGCACAACCTGTTCATGATGAAGTAA
- a CDS encoding TFIIB-type zinc ribbon-containing protein, which yields MKCPVCTQVDLVMTDRQGVEIDYCPECRGIWLDRGELDKIIERSGLQAQPQRQEERGARQPFHDHHDHDYHKKKKHKGLLGELFDF from the coding sequence ATGAAATGCCCGGTATGCACTCAGGTGGATTTGGTCATGACGGATCGGCAGGGAGTGGAGATAGATTATTGCCCGGAATGTCGGGGCATCTGGCTGGATCGGGGAGAACTGGACAAGATTATCGAGCGTTCAGGCCTCCAGGCCCAACCCCAGCGGCAGGAAGAACGCGGGGCACGGCAACCATTCCATGATCACCATGATCACGACTATCATAAAAAGAAAAAACATAAGGGATTGTTGGGCGAGTTGTTTGATTTCTAA